From one Candidatus Limnocylindrales bacterium genomic stretch:
- a CDS encoding porin family protein: MTSRHLGLAMAAVFAAMTTATAGAADEASPFAITAPYVSAGAVYAVEQNDSDLRSGITAQPDYGDLKNSGGYDLRLGYGFAKMFAAEVEWQSLVNFNTDALDPVTGNSAPSVEARMLSLNGRISPLTGRFQPYALFGLGWYNVQADRQSVSVHESSFASRFGLGIAAFITERIGVSFEAGYILPMTGVIGGKDRFDLIPMTLSVFFKFK, translated from the coding sequence ATGACTTCAAGACACCTCGGACTCGCAATGGCAGCGGTATTCGCGGCCATGACCACCGCCACAGCCGGAGCTGCCGATGAAGCATCGCCGTTCGCCATAACTGCGCCGTACGTAAGCGCGGGCGCCGTCTATGCCGTCGAACAGAACGACAGCGACCTGCGCAGCGGCATCACGGCCCAGCCTGATTACGGCGACCTCAAGAACAGCGGGGGTTACGATCTGCGCCTGGGGTATGGCTTCGCGAAGATGTTCGCCGCCGAGGTCGAATGGCAGTCCCTGGTCAACTTCAACACCGACGCGCTCGACCCGGTCACCGGAAACAGCGCGCCGTCGGTCGAAGCCCGCATGCTCAGCCTGAACGGGCGAATTTCGCCGCTGACCGGCCGCTTCCAGCCTTACGCGCTGTTCGGCCTCGGCTGGTACAACGTGCAGGCCGACCGCCAGTCCGTATCGGTCCATGAAAGCTCGTTCGCGAGCCGCTTCGGCCTCGGAATCGCGGCCTTCATCACCGAGCGCATAGGCGTCTCCTTCGAAGCCGGCTACATCCTGCCGATGACCGGCGTGATCGGCGGCAAGGATCGTTTTGATCTGATCCCGATGACCCTCAGCGTCTTCTTCAAGTTCAAGTAG